The proteins below are encoded in one region of Amycolatopsis acidiphila:
- a CDS encoding hydantoinase/oxoprolinase N-terminal domain-containing protein: MNALRIGIDVGGTNTDAVVVDDSGTVVAATKAATTPDPFDGIRAALQRVVAGVDTSAITQAMLGTTHPANAIIQRRDLGRVGVLRIAAPSSLAVRPGAAWPQDLLDVVHGPSAIIGGGFEYDGTEIARLDVEAVRKFTARCAGEVSAIAITSPFSPASPDHELRAAKIIAEELGPDFPVSLSHQVGALGLLERENATTLNASLLGVAERVVLGFHSALAGHGLSVASYLTQNDGTLMTAEEAVRFPILTVGSGPTNSMRGAGALAGLTDALVIDVGGTSSDVGILVDGFPRESSAAVEVGGVRTNFRMPDLISIGLGGGTVVRPGPDGPRIGPDSVGYRVVDEALVRGGQTLTLSDISVRAGRLAGFGDADRLSEVDPSMVSAALAWVDERIQVMCERMKASRSELPLIAVGGGSHLVPDTVPGVSEVLRPEHYSVANAFGAAIAEASGAVDRVYRYEPKGREACLEEARALARAAAERAGADPCRLRITSVHEVPLSYLPGKTCRVQVKAAGPLAGTAR; this comes from the coding sequence GTGAACGCGCTTCGGATCGGTATCGACGTCGGCGGCACGAATACCGACGCGGTCGTGGTCGACGACAGCGGGACGGTGGTCGCGGCGACGAAGGCGGCGACCACGCCGGATCCCTTCGACGGCATCCGGGCCGCCCTCCAGCGGGTGGTGGCCGGCGTCGACACGAGCGCGATCACCCAGGCGATGCTCGGCACCACCCACCCGGCGAACGCGATCATCCAGCGTCGCGACCTCGGCCGGGTCGGCGTCCTGCGGATCGCGGCGCCGTCGTCGCTGGCCGTCCGCCCCGGTGCCGCGTGGCCGCAGGACCTGCTGGACGTGGTGCACGGGCCGTCGGCGATCATCGGCGGCGGGTTCGAGTACGACGGGACGGAGATCGCCCGGCTCGACGTCGAGGCCGTGCGGAAGTTCACCGCCCGGTGCGCCGGCGAGGTCTCCGCGATCGCCATCACCAGCCCCTTCTCCCCCGCCAGCCCCGACCACGAACTGCGCGCCGCGAAGATCATCGCCGAGGAGCTGGGCCCGGACTTCCCCGTGTCGCTCAGCCACCAGGTCGGTGCGCTCGGCCTGCTGGAGCGGGAGAACGCGACCACGCTGAACGCCTCGCTGCTCGGCGTGGCGGAACGGGTCGTGCTGGGCTTCCACTCCGCGCTCGCGGGGCACGGCCTCTCCGTGGCGTCGTACCTGACCCAGAACGACGGCACGCTGATGACCGCCGAGGAGGCCGTCCGGTTCCCCATTCTCACCGTGGGGTCGGGGCCGACCAACTCGATGCGCGGAGCCGGCGCGCTCGCCGGGCTCACCGACGCCCTCGTGATCGATGTCGGCGGCACGTCCTCCGACGTCGGCATCCTGGTCGACGGGTTCCCGCGCGAGTCCTCGGCCGCGGTCGAGGTCGGCGGCGTACGGACGAACTTCCGGATGCCCGACCTGATCTCGATCGGTCTCGGTGGCGGCACCGTGGTGCGCCCCGGGCCGGACGGCCCCCGTATCGGCCCGGACTCGGTCGGCTACCGCGTCGTGGACGAGGCGCTCGTGCGCGGCGGGCAGACCCTGACGCTGTCCGACATCTCGGTGCGGGCGGGCAGGCTGGCCGGCTTCGGGGACGCGGACCGGCTGTCCGAAGTGGACCCATCGATGGTGTCCGCGGCCCTCGCCTGGGTGGACGAGCGGATCCAGGTGATGTGCGAGCGGATGAAGGCGAGCCGTTCGGAGCTCCCCCTGATCGCGGTCGGCGGTGGCTCCCACCTCGTGCCGGACACGGTGCCCGGGGTGTCGGAGGTGCTGCGGCCGGAACACTACTCGGTGGCCAACGCGTTCGGCGCGGCCATCGCCGAGGCCTCCGGCGCGGTCGACCGGGTGTACCGGTACGAGCCGAAGGGCAGGGAGGCCTGTCTGGAGGAGGCGCGCGCCCTCGCCCGCGCGGCTGCCGAGCGGGCGGGCGCCGACCCCTGCCGGCTGCGGATCACGTCGGTGCACGAGGTGCCGCTCAGCTACCTGCCGGGCAAGACGTGCCGGGTGCAGGTCAAGGCCGCGGGACCGCTGGCCGGGACCGCACGGTGA
- a CDS encoding DUF917 domain-containing protein, with the protein MREEERMWELTIADLDDLTLGATLLGTGGGGDPYIARLMARQAIEDFGPVRVVTPSELPRDARVLTVAVIGAPTVIIEKVPSGTEFVAAVRALARHLGDEPAAIQPIEVGGMNTLVPIAVAAELGVPVVDADGMRRAFPQIEMTVFTLGGIPAAPMSVADEKGNLVVFEATNNLLAERLARSTVITLGLANAISCYPLTAGQVLEHGISGSMTYCVQLGARLAAVRRGEPGAYQEFLRFAQAREFFSGKIVDIDRHTTDGFARGTVTVEHFADPDRTMRIEIQNELLLAFEGDRPVITAPDLICMLDHEDASPITTETLAYGQRVDVIGMPCAPEWHRDGMLELVGPRAFGYDIDYVPLGGVAR; encoded by the coding sequence GTGCGCGAGGAGGAACGGATGTGGGAGCTGACGATCGCCGATCTCGACGATCTGACCTTGGGAGCCACGCTGCTGGGCACCGGCGGCGGTGGTGACCCCTATATCGCCCGGTTGATGGCCCGGCAGGCCATCGAGGACTTCGGCCCGGTGCGCGTGGTCACCCCGTCCGAGTTGCCGCGGGACGCGCGGGTGCTCACGGTGGCCGTCATCGGTGCCCCCACCGTGATCATCGAGAAGGTGCCGTCCGGCACCGAGTTCGTGGCCGCGGTCCGCGCGCTGGCCCGCCACCTCGGCGATGAGCCCGCCGCGATCCAGCCGATCGAGGTCGGCGGGATGAACACCCTGGTCCCCATCGCGGTCGCCGCCGAGCTCGGGGTGCCCGTGGTGGACGCCGACGGCATGCGCCGGGCGTTCCCGCAGATCGAGATGACCGTGTTCACGCTGGGCGGCATCCCCGCGGCGCCGATGAGCGTGGCCGACGAGAAGGGCAACCTCGTCGTCTTCGAGGCGACGAACAACCTGCTCGCCGAGCGCCTCGCCCGCAGCACGGTGATCACCCTGGGCCTGGCCAACGCGATCTCCTGCTACCCGCTCACCGCGGGCCAGGTCCTCGAGCACGGGATCTCCGGATCGATGACCTACTGCGTGCAGCTGGGCGCCCGGCTGGCCGCGGTACGACGCGGGGAGCCGGGCGCCTACCAGGAGTTCCTGCGTTTCGCCCAGGCGCGTGAGTTCTTCTCCGGCAAGATCGTCGACATCGACCGGCACACCACGGACGGCTTCGCCCGTGGCACTGTGACCGTCGAGCACTTCGCCGATCCGGACCGCACGATGCGGATCGAGATCCAGAACGAGTTGCTGCTCGCGTTCGAGGGCGACCGGCCGGTGATCACCGCCCCGGACCTGATCTGCATGCTCGACCACGAGGACGCCAGCCCGATCACCACGGAGACGCTCGCCTACGGCCAGCGCGTCGACGTGATCGGCATGCCCTGTGCCCCGGAATGGCACCGCGACGGAATGCTGGAGCTGGTCGGGCCGAGGGCCTTCGGCTACGACATCGACTACGTCCCGCTGGGGGGTGTCGCGCGGTGA
- a CDS encoding nuclear transport factor 2 family protein: protein MNPVQVYRAYNDAGNARDLGAAQRLVAPDLTVEVNGKPAVGSAEDDRAANAALLARYPDHRREIVEAVADGHRAAVRWRMVGTPAEPGVAPLDVHGCSMITVTGGRITRAALYYDGAALDAVLAHAKETR, encoded by the coding sequence GTGAACCCGGTACAGGTCTACCGCGCCTACAACGACGCCGGGAACGCCCGCGATCTCGGCGCCGCGCAGCGCCTGGTGGCCCCGGACCTCACGGTCGAGGTGAACGGGAAGCCCGCGGTCGGCTCGGCGGAGGACGACCGGGCGGCCAACGCGGCCCTGCTCGCCCGCTACCCCGACCACCGTCGCGAGATCGTCGAGGCGGTGGCGGACGGCCACCGCGCGGCCGTGCGGTGGCGGATGGTCGGCACCCCGGCCGAACCCGGGGTGGCACCACTGGACGTGCACGGGTGCTCGATGATCACCGTGACCGGCGGTCGCATCACGCGGGCAGCCCTGTACTACGACGGCGCGGCGCTGGACGCCGTGTTGGCGCACGCGAAGGAGACTCGATGA
- a CDS encoding PrsW family intramembrane metalloprotease — MTFQMPARAPTPARPRRIWLRMLLTGLALWVLTVVITFLTGNPNLVPTLVLLGSFLVPVTFVTWAFDRRHTGELTAELLFTTFVAGGVLGVLAASLLETYLLHPSPWLFLGVGLIEEAVKLAALAVLTRHLAHKYARDGLILGAAVGFGFAAFESAGYAFTALFTEHGLSLRDLVQTEILRGLLMPVGHGLWTAILGSVLFSASGHRHFAFTGRLLLSYLGVAVLHALWDSMHGIALVLTLVLTGTPWQYQLLAQGYEPEPTAAQADLFTVFSWGGLVIVAVLGLIWLRAAHRRAEREDLSPVLWRIPTRTA, encoded by the coding sequence ATGACGTTCCAGATGCCGGCCCGCGCTCCGACCCCCGCCCGTCCCCGGCGGATCTGGTTGCGGATGCTGCTGACCGGACTCGCCCTGTGGGTCCTGACGGTGGTGATCACCTTTCTGACCGGCAACCCCAACCTCGTACCGACGTTGGTGCTGCTGGGCAGCTTCCTGGTGCCGGTGACGTTCGTGACGTGGGCCTTCGACCGCCGGCACACCGGTGAGCTCACCGCCGAGCTGCTGTTCACCACCTTCGTCGCCGGCGGGGTGCTCGGGGTGCTCGCCGCGTCCCTGTTGGAGACCTACCTGCTGCACCCCTCACCCTGGTTGTTCCTGGGTGTCGGCCTGATCGAAGAAGCGGTCAAGCTCGCGGCCCTGGCAGTGCTGACCCGCCACCTGGCGCACAAGTATGCCCGCGACGGGCTCATCCTCGGTGCCGCGGTGGGCTTCGGTTTCGCCGCGTTCGAATCCGCGGGCTACGCCTTCACCGCGCTGTTCACCGAGCACGGACTTTCGCTGAGGGACCTCGTCCAGACCGAGATCCTGCGCGGGCTGCTCATGCCCGTGGGGCACGGCCTGTGGACCGCCATCCTGGGTAGCGTGCTGTTCTCGGCGAGCGGCCACCGGCATTTCGCCTTCACCGGCCGTCTCCTGCTGTCCTACCTCGGCGTTGCCGTGCTGCACGCACTGTGGGACTCGATGCACGGCATCGCTCTGGTCCTGACCCTGGTGCTGACCGGCACGCCCTGGCAGTACCAGCTGCTCGCGCAGGGCTACGAGCCTGAGCCCACCGCCGCGCAGGCCGACCTGTTCACCGTCTTCAGCTGGGGCGGACTGGTCATCGTCGCTGTCCTCGGGCTCATCTGGCTACGGGCAGCCCACCGGCGCGCCGAACGCGAAGACCTTTCCCCCGTGCTGTGGCGGATTCCCACCCGCACGGCCTGA
- a CDS encoding cation-translocating P-type ATPase has translation MHRPGTENAVRALRQRLLELDGVRSVEVNGHWGHAVVGRDPDVVGQEEILAAVADVEREWELREQAPASVRHPANPGPGIRELAAAGLSLAGTGYAFAGRILPVPPLPPVWPALLSLVDSSPRLRTVVEDRLGRPATDALFALGSATSQALARSPVGLLTDTGYRLLLHREAGARQQAWREWEREAAARPGTHEAEAVDYPPRPAPRPGGPIEKLADGSTALGLAGFGTILATTRNPDRATGVLVAAVPRAAKLGREAFAARLDTGFSGTGSLVLESDVLRRLDRVDTVVLDSASLLTGRSIVDSVLPLGEVDEAGLSQRVHDLVDLRDPGTRRERHGWALTTVGGELSLEVRQRADQLAEPDGTVLVLLHGSVPAALVRLLPEADPMAEALVEAAGSAGSVLLAGRPALRNRLPVDGMVAGGAALADEIRRLQEDGHVVALVSGHERAALAAADAGIGLPCKAGAVPWGADVVCPDAGQVCLLLSATAIARRTSVDVTRLSIAGSVVGALLGGFGPAAGASARTSFPVHLAAALALVVGTWRGMTVGAQPVPLPADRTPWHEMSPPAVLELLSSSPEGLAEAESARRQGRTGAGEEPAETGLARASVDELANPLTPALAAGAGISASVGSISDALLIAGVLGLNALIGGAQRVGAGRELRRLIDTSSARVRLRREGRVRDARAVDLTPGDVIELRAGDAVPADGRLIEAGGLEVDESSLTGESQLVTKTVAATTAADVADRHSMVYQGTVIAAGRALAVVVAAGDLTEAGRSAHAGGDAPKTGVEARLSALSSRTLPLAFGAGGVLMALALLRGRGISQSLGQAVSLAVAAVPEGLPFVATVAELASARRLSHQGVLVRSPSTIEALGRVDVLCFDKTGTLTEGRIALRRVSDGVTDAELHDLADPLRAVLASAVRASPWQEGDGGVPHPTDRAVLDGARELGVTPQEGVGELEWVAEIAFEPARGYHATLARHGDGLLLSVKGAPEVLLARCTSWRDGMFGPSARRQVEAEVERLARQGFRVLGVAERAASGRADLDDERIRRLEFRGLVALADPVRPTAAGAVTQLREAGVDVLMVTGDHPSTAAAIAAELDMIDGRGVLTGAELDALEDMQLAEVLPRIAVFARVSPAQKARLVRQLRKAGRVAAMTGDGANDAPAIRLAHVGIALGSRATAAAREAADLVVTDDRIETITGALIEGRAMWSSVRDAVGILLGGNLGEIVFTLLSGVFSDADVLNARQLLLVNLLTDVLPAMAVAVRPPADATPDRLLAEGPEASLGGVLVHDVYRRAVITAASAGAGWLFARPVGTPRQAATTALVALVGGQLAQTIAVRGRTPLVVGAGLASLVVLALVVQTPGLSQFFGCRPLLPHQWAIAGGAATAAAAAELLWHAR, from the coding sequence GTGCACCGCCCAGGCACGGAGAACGCGGTCCGTGCGCTGCGACAGCGGCTGCTGGAGCTCGACGGCGTGCGGTCGGTGGAGGTCAACGGTCATTGGGGCCACGCGGTGGTGGGCCGCGACCCCGATGTCGTCGGCCAGGAAGAGATCCTCGCCGCCGTGGCGGATGTGGAGCGGGAATGGGAGTTACGCGAGCAGGCGCCGGCGAGCGTGCGCCATCCGGCGAATCCGGGGCCGGGCATCCGCGAACTGGCCGCGGCCGGGCTGAGCCTCGCCGGTACCGGCTACGCCTTCGCCGGCCGGATCCTGCCGGTGCCCCCGCTGCCCCCGGTGTGGCCCGCTCTGCTCTCGCTGGTCGACTCGTCGCCCCGGCTGCGCACCGTCGTCGAGGACCGCCTCGGCCGGCCGGCCACGGACGCCCTGTTCGCCCTGGGCAGCGCCACGAGCCAGGCCCTCGCGCGCAGCCCCGTCGGACTGCTCACCGACACCGGCTACCGGCTGCTGCTCCACCGGGAGGCCGGCGCCCGGCAGCAGGCCTGGCGAGAATGGGAACGGGAGGCCGCCGCGCGTCCCGGAACACACGAAGCCGAGGCCGTGGACTACCCGCCACGGCCGGCCCCCCGGCCTGGCGGCCCGATCGAAAAACTCGCCGACGGGTCCACCGCCCTGGGACTGGCCGGGTTCGGCACGATACTGGCGACGACCCGCAACCCGGACCGCGCGACCGGGGTTCTGGTCGCCGCCGTGCCGCGCGCGGCGAAGCTCGGGCGCGAGGCGTTCGCGGCGCGGCTGGACACCGGCTTCTCCGGAACCGGCAGCCTCGTCCTCGAATCCGATGTCCTGCGTCGGTTGGACCGGGTCGACACGGTGGTACTGGACAGCGCATCTCTCCTGACCGGTCGATCCATTGTGGACAGTGTGCTGCCGCTCGGTGAGGTCGATGAGGCCGGGCTGTCGCAGCGTGTCCATGACCTCGTCGACCTCCGCGACCCGGGGACGCGCCGGGAACGGCACGGCTGGGCACTGACCACCGTGGGCGGCGAGCTGTCCCTGGAGGTCCGGCAGCGGGCGGACCAGCTCGCCGAGCCGGATGGGACCGTCCTCGTCCTGCTCCACGGCTCCGTGCCGGCCGCTCTCGTGCGGCTGCTGCCCGAGGCCGATCCGATGGCCGAAGCCCTGGTCGAGGCAGCCGGGTCGGCCGGTTCCGTGCTGCTGGCAGGCCGGCCTGCGCTGCGCAACCGGCTGCCGGTCGACGGCATGGTGGCGGGTGGTGCCGCGCTGGCGGATGAAATCCGCCGGCTGCAGGAAGACGGGCATGTCGTCGCGCTGGTCAGCGGGCACGAGCGCGCCGCGCTGGCCGCTGCCGACGCCGGGATAGGACTGCCCTGCAAGGCAGGCGCCGTGCCGTGGGGAGCCGATGTCGTCTGCCCCGACGCCGGTCAGGTATGCCTGTTGTTGTCCGCGACCGCCATCGCCCGGCGGACGAGCGTGGACGTCACCCGGCTGTCCATCGCGGGCTCCGTGGTCGGCGCCCTGCTCGGCGGTTTCGGCCCGGCGGCCGGAGCAAGCGCCCGTACCTCGTTCCCCGTCCACCTCGCCGCCGCCCTGGCGCTCGTCGTCGGAACCTGGCGGGGTATGACAGTCGGTGCGCAACCGGTTCCGCTGCCCGCGGACCGCACGCCGTGGCACGAGATGTCCCCGCCTGCGGTGCTGGAACTGCTGTCCAGCTCGCCCGAGGGCCTGGCCGAAGCCGAGTCGGCGCGCAGGCAGGGCCGGACCGGAGCCGGCGAGGAACCGGCGGAGACCGGGCTCGCCCGGGCGTCGGTGGACGAGCTCGCCAACCCGCTGACGCCGGCGCTCGCGGCCGGCGCGGGGATCTCGGCGAGTGTCGGGTCGATCAGCGACGCCCTCCTGATCGCCGGCGTGCTGGGCCTGAACGCGCTGATCGGTGGCGCCCAGCGGGTCGGTGCCGGCCGGGAACTGCGCCGGCTGATCGACACGAGCTCGGCCCGGGTCCGGCTGCGGCGCGAGGGACGCGTCCGGGATGCGCGGGCGGTGGACCTCACCCCGGGTGACGTGATCGAGCTGCGAGCGGGTGACGCGGTGCCGGCCGACGGGCGCCTGATCGAGGCCGGCGGGCTGGAAGTGGACGAATCGAGCCTCACCGGAGAGTCCCAGCTCGTGACCAAGACGGTCGCGGCCACGACCGCCGCCGATGTCGCCGACCGCCACTCGATGGTCTACCAGGGCACCGTGATCGCCGCCGGGCGCGCGCTGGCCGTGGTGGTGGCTGCCGGTGACCTCACCGAGGCCGGCCGCAGCGCGCACGCCGGCGGCGACGCGCCGAAGACCGGGGTCGAGGCGAGGCTGAGTGCGCTGAGCAGCCGCACACTTCCGCTCGCGTTCGGCGCCGGCGGCGTACTGATGGCCCTGGCTCTGTTGCGGGGCAGGGGAATCAGCCAATCGCTCGGACAGGCGGTGAGCCTGGCCGTCGCCGCCGTGCCCGAGGGCCTGCCGTTCGTCGCCACGGTCGCCGAACTCGCCTCGGCCCGCCGCCTTTCGCACCAGGGCGTGCTCGTGCGCAGCCCGAGCACGATCGAAGCGCTAGGCCGCGTCGACGTGCTGTGTTTCGACAAGACCGGAACGCTGACGGAGGGCCGGATCGCGCTTCGGCGCGTGTCCGACGGCGTCACCGATGCGGAGCTTCACGACCTCGCTGATCCGCTGCGCGCCGTGCTCGCCAGCGCGGTGCGGGCCAGTCCCTGGCAAGAAGGGGACGGTGGCGTACCGCATCCCACCGACCGCGCGGTCCTCGACGGCGCTCGTGAGCTCGGCGTCACCCCGCAAGAAGGGGTCGGCGAGCTGGAGTGGGTCGCCGAAATCGCCTTCGAACCGGCGCGCGGCTACCACGCCACGCTCGCCCGGCACGGGGACGGTCTGCTGCTGAGTGTCAAAGGCGCGCCCGAGGTGCTGCTCGCCCGGTGCACCAGCTGGCGGGACGGGATGTTCGGCCCTTCCGCACGACGGCAGGTCGAGGCCGAGGTCGAACGGCTCGCCCGGCAGGGGTTCCGGGTGCTCGGCGTGGCCGAACGCGCTGCCTCGGGCCGGGCCGACCTCGATGACGAGCGCATCCGGCGGCTGGAGTTCCGCGGTCTGGTCGCCCTCGCCGATCCGGTCCGGCCGACCGCCGCCGGCGCGGTGACCCAGCTACGCGAGGCCGGAGTCGACGTGCTCATGGTGACCGGGGACCATCCCAGCACCGCGGCCGCGATCGCCGCCGAACTGGACATGATCGACGGCCGCGGCGTGCTGACCGGCGCGGAACTCGACGCGCTCGAGGACATGCAGCTCGCCGAGGTGCTGCCCCGGATCGCGGTCTTCGCCCGGGTCAGCCCGGCGCAGAAGGCACGGCTGGTGCGTCAGCTGCGCAAGGCCGGGCGGGTGGCCGCGATGACCGGGGACGGCGCCAACGACGCGCCGGCCATCCGGCTCGCCCACGTCGGGATCGCGCTCGGCAGCCGGGCCACGGCGGCCGCGCGGGAGGCCGCCGACCTCGTCGTCACCGACGACCGGATCGAGACGATCACCGGCGCGCTCATCGAAGGGCGCGCGATGTGGTCCTCAGTGCGGGACGCGGTCGGGATCCTGCTCGGCGGCAACCTCGGTGAGATCGTCTTCACCCTGCTCTCCGGGGTGTTCAGCGACGCCGATGTCCTGAACGCGCGACAGTTGCTGCTGGTCAACCTGCTCACCGACGTCCTGCCGGCGATGGCCGTCGCGGTGCGTCCACCGGCGGACGCCACGCCGGACCGGCTGCTCGCCGAAGGGCCGGAAGCCTCTCTGGGCGGGGTGCTGGTGCACGACGTCTACCGGCGCGCCGTGATCACCGCCGCCAGCGCCGGGGCAGGCTGGCTTTTCGCCCGCCCGGTCGGCACCCCGCGCCAGGCCGCCACCACGGCCCTGGTCGCGCTCGTCGGCGGGCAGCTCGCCCAGACGATCGCGGTGCGCGGGCGCACCCCACTCGTCGTCGGCGCCGGGCTGGCTTCGCTCGTCGTCCTGGCTCTCGTCGTGCAGACCCCCGGACTGAGCCAGTTCTTCGGCTGCCGCCCATTGCTGCCCCACCAGTGGGCCATCGCGGGCGGCGCCGCCACCGCGGCGGCCGCCGCGGAACTGCTCTGGCACGCCCGGTAA
- a CDS encoding dipeptidase — protein sequence MTGAALPIADCHDDLLMAVRHLRERGHADPFGDFWLPQLREGGVALQVLPVYTEEQFVGEAALRRCLLMLEEARHLANLHTADVAIVETADELARVQAHGKIALVLAIEGAEPVGRDLAMFTVLWRAGVRMSSLTWNRRTMLADGVGEEDTGGRLTGLGVEAIAEMERLGMVLDVSHLSEKGFWHLAEVARAPFVASHSSCRALQDHPRNLTDEQIRAVAASGGFVGINAFGPFLRDRPDIGSYVDHVEHAVGLVGAGHVALGPDFMEDVTATVDPVLTGALVDLADLPVVDGLRRPADFATLGPLLLNRLGDEAARAVAHDTLAAFLAKALPPDNAVT from the coding sequence ATGACCGGGGCTGCGCTGCCCATCGCGGACTGCCACGACGACCTGCTCATGGCGGTACGGCACCTGCGCGAGCGCGGGCACGCCGACCCGTTCGGCGACTTCTGGCTCCCGCAGCTGCGGGAGGGCGGCGTCGCCCTGCAGGTGCTGCCCGTTTACACGGAAGAGCAGTTCGTGGGCGAAGCCGCCCTGCGGCGCTGCCTGCTCATGCTCGAGGAGGCGCGGCACCTCGCGAACCTGCACACGGCAGACGTGGCGATCGTGGAGACCGCCGATGAGCTGGCCCGCGTGCAGGCGCACGGAAAGATCGCGCTGGTGCTGGCCATCGAGGGCGCCGAACCGGTCGGCCGGGACCTCGCGATGTTCACCGTGCTCTGGCGCGCGGGCGTGCGAATGTCCTCGCTGACCTGGAACCGGCGCACGATGCTCGCGGACGGCGTCGGCGAGGAGGACACCGGTGGGCGGCTCACCGGCCTCGGTGTCGAGGCGATCGCCGAGATGGAGCGGCTCGGGATGGTGCTCGATGTCAGCCACCTGTCCGAGAAGGGCTTCTGGCACCTCGCCGAGGTCGCCCGGGCACCCTTCGTGGCATCGCACTCCTCGTGCCGCGCGCTGCAGGACCACCCGCGCAACCTGACCGACGAGCAGATCCGGGCGGTCGCCGCGTCGGGCGGCTTCGTGGGAATCAACGCGTTCGGCCCGTTCCTGCGCGACCGGCCCGACATCGGGTCCTATGTGGACCACGTCGAACACGCGGTGGGGCTCGTCGGGGCCGGCCATGTCGCGCTGGGCCCCGACTTCATGGAAGACGTGACAGCCACGGTGGACCCGGTTCTCACCGGGGCGCTGGTCGACCTGGCCGACCTGCCGGTCGTGGACGGGCTCCGCAGGCCCGCCGACTTCGCGACCCTCGGCCCGCTGCTGCTGAACAGACTCGGCGACGAAGCCGCGCGCGCGGTCGCCCACGACACGCTCGCCGCCTTCCTGGCCAAGGCCCTGCCGCCGGACAATGCCGTGACCTGA